In the Brevundimonas mediterranea genome, CATGCCGGGATACAGGGACACGCCGGATGGATCGCGGTTCACGTCTATGACGCTGCGAGAAACTGCGGTGCGCACCAGAGTGGCGCCCAGATCCACGGCGAAATCATAGAGCCGATCCACCCACCAGTCGGCGTCCTTGCGCGCCAGCCAGGGGGATCGAAACCGCGCCATCAGAACGTCCGGGATTTCGGTCCCCGTGTGCGGCAAGCCTATCACCAGCGGCCCCGAGCCCTCATGGACGGTCAGCCAGTCACGCGTCATCTCGGCCTCCCTCGCCAAATCGATCCGTCGTGGTATGTCTAGACATATTGATCGCAACAAGACGGACCTGTCCAGTGAGCCTTGAGTCGCAGCCTGTGGATCGCACCCTCTGGTTCGAGGCCGCCCTCTTGCCGGACGGCTGGGCGCGGGATGTGCGGATCGGCATTGCGAGGGGTCGGATTTCAAGCCTCGAGACCGGCGTATCCCGCGGACCCGCAGACGAAGGAGACGGCGTGGCCTTGCCGGGCGTCGTCAATGTCCACAGCCATGCCTTCCAGCGCGCCATGGCCGGTCTGACCGAGGCGCGTGGACCCCAGGGCCAACACGGCGATGATGATTTCTGGTCCTGGCGTGACCTGATGTACCGCTTCCTTGATCGGGGCGGGCCCGAAGAGATCGAGGCCATCACCGCCCTGGCCTTCGCCGAAATGCTGGAGGGCGGTTTCACCCGCGTTGCCGAGTTCCACTATCTTCACAACGCCCCGTCCGGTGCGGCCTACGCGGATCGGGGAGAGATCGCGGCGCGGATTGTCGCGGCGGCCCAGACGACCGGAATCGCCCTGACCCTGCTGCCGGTCTTCTACGCCCACGCCGGATTTGGCGGCCTGGCGCCGACCCGGGGGCAGAGACGGTTCATCACCGATCTGGACGGATTCGCGGAGTTGACCGACCGTTGCCGCCGCCTGACCGCCGATATGGCGGACGCTGTGGTGGGGGTCGCGCCGCACAGCCTGCGGGCTGTCAGCCCGGCTGAGCTGGCCGCCATGCCCGGTCTGGCAGGCGAGGGGCCCATCCATATCCATGTGGCCGAACAGACCAAGGAGGTCGAAGACTGCCTGGCCTGGTCCGGCGCCCGGCCGGTGGAATGGCTGCTCGCCAACGCCCCGGTCGATCCGCGCTGGTGCCTGATCCACTCGACCCATGTGACCGAGGCGGAGTGGCGGGGCGTGATCGAACGGGG is a window encoding:
- a CDS encoding formimidoylglutamate deiminase, which codes for MSLESQPVDRTLWFEAALLPDGWARDVRIGIARGRISSLETGVSRGPADEGDGVALPGVVNVHSHAFQRAMAGLTEARGPQGQHGDDDFWSWRDLMYRFLDRGGPEEIEAITALAFAEMLEGGFTRVAEFHYLHNAPSGAAYADRGEIAARIVAAAQTTGIALTLLPVFYAHAGFGGLAPTRGQRRFITDLDGFAELTDRCRRLTADMADAVVGVAPHSLRAVSPAELAAMPGLAGEGPIHIHVAEQTKEVEDCLAWSGARPVEWLLANAPVDPRWCLIHSTHVTEAEWRGVIERGAVIGLCPITEANLGDGVFPAAAYAQAGGRFGVGTDSNVQIGVAEELRMLEYSQRLALRRRSVMADADRSTGRALFEGVLAGGRQVGGAANDLVIGGSADLVCLDTRGAGFHGRSGDALLDSWIFGAPAGAVASVWRAGRQVVRDGRHVAREAIEARYRKALNTVLG